Within the Paenibacillus sp. AN1007 genome, the region ACAATGGTTCGCAGCCAGTTGCGAAGATAAAGCTCTCTGGCCTGCTTGGGAATGTCCGAGGCCGGGTAGTGGTGCCCGAGAAAAGGTTCAAGCCCGGGTTCACACGCTTCTGCGATTACCTTTCCGTTCCACTGCTCGTCAAATTCATAGATCATGACTCTGTCATATCCAAGCATCTCTTTCACCTGTTCAGCGGCGATCTGGCTTGCCTCCACGCGGCTGTCCGTGCTCTTGATTCTTCCGAAGAAACGGGATATCCATTCAAAATCGTTGGATTCGATGTTCTCTTTTTCATAATAAGGCTCCATTTCGAGAATAAGCAGACCTTCACTCTCGTGCAGGACTGACGAAAATACTTTCTCTTGCCCTCCGACAGATAGAATCAAATCCATGTAATGTAAATCGGATGTCACCGCTGCGTTCGAACGGTGGTTCAGGAGCTTGTCTGCATCTTGTTCTGTTATCAGCTCATGCAAAGGCATACCTAAAATATCTGAACAGTGGATGCCCAGATGATCATACGTATTCTGACTGCACTGTACGATCGTTGGTGCACCTGCCGGATCAATGGCCAGAAGCACACCATGCGGCTGGATAAAACCCGGAATATGAATGGGCTCCTTATCACAGTTATTCAGGTCGACAGGATCATTCGTGTAACTACCTTGCGGGAGCAAAGTACGGTTAAGCATACTCAATTCTTGCCTCGACCTAGGTTCAGCCATGGACCTTAATATCCCCTTCCAGCGGGTATCGTTTTTCTTAGCAGCATTTACGTCGGGAAACGAATCGTGCTTATATTATTCGACTGTATTTATTAGCAATAGCGTCTTATGATTGTATTTATCAGATCGTTTAACAGGCACCCTTTTTACGCATTGATCCATTGATCCAGCAGCCTGAAGGTCTCCGAGGCCGTATACACGATGATATCATGATCTTCCGATGTATGGATGGACTCCTGCAGCAGCTGCATAAACTCGCTCCATCTTGTTCGCGTCTCCGTGCCATAGGCATTGAAATACTGCAGTCCATGGTCCGCATCAATGGGCAAAAATTGTGACAAACGTTTAGTGATCATCTGCCCGCCATTAGTCGAGCCCTCAATAACATAGAGATATCCGAACAACCGCGCCGGTGTAGAAATATCCGGAAGCGCCGTGCAGCGGGGAATTTGTTTCATCTGTTCTTGGGTCATACCCAGATTTTTCAAATCCTGCTCCAGCAAGTCGGCCTTGCCTCTTACACCCATATCCAGTCCTGTAGTTTCCCAGAAAGGCAGTTCTACAGCTTGATCTTCCAGCGGCTTCAGGAATCCATAAAATTTCTCCAAGTACGCTCTGTATTGGTCCATCGTAACGGTCTTATCCATGATTGCTTTGGCGTAGGGATTCTGTTCTACTTGTCTGTGGTAATGTGCTGTCTCACTCTTCAGGCGTTCCATAATATTTACTGCCGTCATGTAGATAACCCCTTTCATCTGATGATGTTTATATTTGTTCCTCTATCGTGTCTGTCCATGAAATATACCTCAAGGGAACGTGAACCGAAGTTCGGAAGCAGCATCCGAATCTATATTGAATATAGAAAATGTTCCTAACTCAGAAAAGACCCTATGTAAGTATACTTTTTCTTGTACCAGAAAACTACTTGATTTCAATGAGCCTGATCATGGGTTATCGAGTTTCGTTGTTAAGATAACTAGAGGGCCTCCCGTACTCGTCATCTTAGGTAGGTTCATAACTTCTGTCTTTCAGTTGATACCCATATCGTGTATTTATTTAGGACAAGCCGTGTGATGAACTTTGTCCAGGTTTGCTGCATTCTTATATAGAACCAGCGGTGATAGAGTATAGGGTGCATGGCTGGTTTTTAAACTTAAAGATGGTACACTAACACTATATCCTTATACTGGGGGAATGAATCCGATGGAACTTACAGACTTGACGAAACTAAAAGAACTGAAGGTACAAGATATCGTGCACCATCTTAGCCATGGTATAGAACTGCCGGACAACACTGTGGATCAGCTGATTACCGGATCAATGGACCAGACCGTCACGGGCATTGTCGTTTCTTTCATGCCTACACAGCAGGTCATTGAACAGGCTGTCCAGCTGGGAGCGAGCATGATCATTGCCCATGAATCTCCTTTTTACAACCATCATAGTACCACCGATTGGCTTAAAAACGACTCCGTCTATACATACAAAAGAAACTTGATTGATCAATCTGGCATTGCCTTATTTCGCTGCCATGATATTATTCATCGCTTTGA harbors:
- a CDS encoding biliverdin-producing heme oxygenase, with the translated sequence MTAVNIMERLKSETAHYHRQVEQNPYAKAIMDKTVTMDQYRAYLEKFYGFLKPLEDQAVELPFWETTGLDMGVRGKADLLEQDLKNLGMTQEQMKQIPRCTALPDISTPARLFGYLYVIEGSTNGGQMITKRLSQFLPIDADHGLQYFNAYGTETRTRWSEFMQLLQESIHTSEDHDIIVYTASETFRLLDQWINA